In the genome of Raphanus sativus cultivar WK10039 chromosome 4, ASM80110v3, whole genome shotgun sequence, one region contains:
- the LOC108829981 gene encoding beta-glucosidase 16-like, translating into MRSKCLLLLLIITSIYVGVSAKNHSSRPILRRSDFPEDFIFGSATSAYQCEGAAHEYGRGPSIWDTFSENFPEKILDGSNGSIADNSYNLYKKDVNLLHQIGFHAYRFSISWSRILPRGDLKGGINQAGVDYYNNLINKLLSKGMKPFVTIFHWDLPEALEHAYGGFLGTEIVNDFRDYAELCFQKFGDRVKHWMTLNEPFTVVRDGYIIGQKAPGRCSSFTNPNCTGGDGATEPYIVGHNFLLAHGAAVKIYREKYQAYQKGKIGIALNTEWHYPYSDSYADKLAAARATAFTFDYFLEPIVYGRYPSEMVNHVKDGRLPTFTPEESSMLKGSYDFIGLNYYSSFYVKDVPCATENITVYTDRCASIVGERNGVPIGPTAGSSWLLIYPKGIRDLLLHAKFKYNDPVLYITENGVNEANTGEVFLNDDLRIDYYTNHLKMVRDAISMGVNVKGYFAWSLMDNFEWSEGYTVRFGLVYVDFKNGSKRYPKKSAKWFRRLLKGKYNGTKQQVAVM; encoded by the exons ATGAGAAGTAAATGTCTCCTTTTACTGTTGATCATAACTTCCATCTACGTTGGAGTTTCTGCTAAGAATCACTCCTCAAGACCTATTTTAAGGAGAAGTGATTTCCcagaagattttatttttggatctGCCACTTCTGCATACCAG tgtgaAGGTGCTGCTCATGAATATGGTAGAGGGCCAAGTATCTGGGACACCTTCTCTGAAAATTTCCCAG AGAAGATATTGGATGGTAGTAATGGGTCCATTGCTGATAATTCTTACAACCTATACAAG AAAGATGTGAATTTGCTGCATCAAATTGGCTTCCATGCTTACAGATTCTCGATCTCATGGTCACGGATTTTGCCTC gTGGGGATTTAAAGGGAGGTATCAACCAGGCTGGAGTAGATTATTACAACAACCTGATTAATAAACTTCTGTCAAAAG GAATGAAGCCATTTGTCACAATATTTCATTGGGACCTACCAGAAGCACTTGAGCATGCTTACGGTGGCTTCCTCGGAACTGAGATTGT GAATGATTTCCGGGACTATGCAGAACTCTGCTTCCAGAAATTTGGAGATAGAGTGAAGCATTGGATGACATTAAACGAGCCATTTACAGTGGTACGTGATGGTTACATAATTGGTCAAAAGGCACCTGGAAGATGTTCCAGTTTCACCAATCCTAATTGCACCGGGGGTGATGGAGCCACCGAACCTTACATCGTCGGCCATAACTTCCTCCTCGCTCATGGAGCCGCTGTCAAGATCTACAGGGAAAAGTACCAG GCATATCAGAAAGGAAAAATTGGTATCGCCTTAAACACAGAATGGCACTACCCTTACTCTGATTCATATGCTGACAAACTAGCCGCAGCTCGAGCCACGGCCTTCACCTTTGACTACTTCTTGGAGCCAATTGTCTATGGTAGATACCCTTCCGAAATGGTCAACCATGTGAAAGACGGTCGTCTTCCTACATTCACACCAGAAGAGTCATCAATGCTAAAAGGATCATATGATTTCATAGGTCTTAACTATTACTCATCTTTCTACGTTAAAGATGTGCCATGTGCAACTGAAAACATCACCGTGTACACCGATCGTTGCGCCAGCATAGTAG GTGAGCGAAATGGAGTGCCTATCGGTCCAACG GCTGGTTCGAGTTGGCTTTTGATATACCCCAAGGGTATTCGCGATCTTCTACTACATGCAAAATTCAAATACAATGATCCCGTCTTGTACATAACAGAAAACG GAGTGAATGAAGCTAACACTGGAGAAGTCTTTCTTAATGACGACTTGAGAATTGACTACTACACTAATCACCTTAAGATGGTTCGCGATGCAATCTC GATGGGGGTGAATGTGAAAGGATATTTTGCATGGTCGTTGATGGATAACTTTGAGTGGTCAGAAGGATACACGGTCCGGTTCGGGCTAGTGTATGTGGACTTTAAAAATGGAAGTAAGAGGTATCCCAAGAAATCAGCTAAGTGGTTTAGGAGATTGTTGAAGGGAAAGTATAATGGGACTAAACAGCAAGTAGCTGTTATGTAG
- the LOC108829979 gene encoding beta-glucosidase 27 isoform X2 produces the protein MTLKRNTYSKKNSFGRSDFPEGFLFGTASSAYQYEGAINEAPRGESVWDTFVRKYPERNCYSNADQAVEFYNHYKEDIQRMKDINMDAFRFSISWPRILPLGKKSKGVNQEGINFYNDLIDELLANGITPLATLFHWDTPQALEDEYNGFLNEEAVNDFKDFAALCFEEFGDRVKLWVTLNEPWVYSIGGYDTGRKAPGRASKYMNEAAVAGESGLEVYTVSHNLLLAHAEAVEVFRNNPKCKDGKIGIAHCPVWFEPYDSNCPDDKEACERAMEFMFGWHMDPTVYGDYPEVMKKSIGKRLPSFTAAQSKKLRGSFDFVGVNYYSAFYVKSIAEVDHNTPNWRSDARIEWRKQNKAGQTLGVRGGSEWDFLYPQGLRKFLNYAKNKYESPKFMITENGHCDIDYEKKPKLSNLMDLQRTEYHKKHLQSIQQAIQEDGVEVEGYFAWSLLDNCEWNAGYGVRYGLFYVDYKNGLKRFPKMSAMWFKEFLKREEEMGDSDEEEYLLNLATKKKRFLLATGSASCFIPKMSESSKALELLF, from the exons aTGACGCT AAAAAGGAACACTTACTCGAAGAAAAACTCGTTCGGCCGTTCTGATTTTCCTGAGGGTTTCCTCTTTGGGACAGCCTCATCGGCTTACCAATATGAAGGAGCTATAAATGAAGCTCCTCGTGGAGAAAGTGTTTGGGATACATTTGTTCGCAAGTATCCAG AGAGAAATTGCTACTCTAACGCAGACCAAGCGGTCGAGTTCTATAACCATTACAAGGAAGACATTCAGAGAATGAAGGATATTAACATGGATGCTTTTAGATTCTCAATCTCGTGGCCTCGAATTTTGCCTC TTGGAAAGAAAAGCAAGGGCGTGAACCAAGAAGGAATCAATTTTTACAACGATCTCATCGATGAACTCTTAGCTAACG GAATTACACCTCTTGCTACTTTATTCCATTGGGATACTCCTCAAGCCCTTGAAGATGAATACAACGGATTTCTAAACGAAGAAGCTGT CAATGACTTCAAAGATTTTGCGGCCTTATGTTTCGAAGAATTTGGAGACCGTGTGAAATTGTGGGTTACACTAAACGAGCCATGGGTCTATAGCATTGGTGGCTATGACACAGGAAGAAAAGCTCCTGGACGTGCCTCCAAGTACATGAACGAAGCAGCTGTAGCTGGAGAATCTGGCCTCGAGGTGTATACCGTTAGTCACAATCTACTTCTTGCTCACGCAGAAGCCGTTGAAGTCTTTAGAAACAATCCAAAA TGTAAAGATGGCAAGATTGGTATCGCGCATTGTCCCGTATGGTTTGAGCCTTATGACTCAAACTGCCCTGATGACAAAGAAGCATGTGAAAGAGCCATGGAATTCATGTTTGGATG GCACATGGATCCAACGGTGTACGGAGATTACCCAGAAGTGATGAAGAAATCGATCGGGAAAAGATTACCCTCGTTTACCGCAGCCCAATCCAAGAAGCTAAGAGGTTCTTTTGACTTCGTTGGAGTGAATTATTACAGTGCTTTCTACGTTAAAAGTATTGCTGAAGTGGACCATAACACTCCCAATTGGAGATCAGACGCACGCATCGAATGGAGAA AACAAAACAAAGCAGGACAGACGTTGGGAGTAAGAGGTGGTTCAGAATGGGACTTTCTGTACCCACAAGGGCTTAGAAAGTTTCTAAACTATGCTAAGAATAAATATGAAAGCCCTAAATTCATGATCACTGAAAAcg GACATTGTGATATAGATTACGAGAAAAAGCCAAAGCTTTCTAACTTGATGGATCTCCAAAGGACAGAGTACCACAAGAAACATCTCCAAAGCATCCAACAAGCCATCCA GGAGGATGGTGTTGAAGTGGAAGGATACTTTGCGTGGTCATTATTAGACAACTGCGAATGGAACGCTGGTTATGGAGTCCGATATGGCCTTTTCTACGTCGATTACAAGAATGGGCTAAAACGTTTTCCAAAAATGTCTGCCATGTGGTTCAAAGAGTTCttgaagagagaagaagagatgggagaTTCTGATGAAGAAGAATACTTGCTTAATCTtgcaacaaagaagaagagattcttATTAGCAACTGGTTCGGCCTCGTGTTTTATTCCTAAGATGTCTGAATCTTCTAAGGCCCTCGAGCTACTTTTCTAg
- the LOC108829979 gene encoding beta-glucosidase 27 isoform X1 has translation MTLKRNTYSKKNSFGRSDFPEGFLFGTASSAYQYEGAINEAPRGESVWDTFVRKYPERNCYSNADQAVEFYNHYKEDIQRMKDINMDAFRFSISWPRILPRKFLTHMYNTIFLIKRILRGEFSNNPVETNPCFFLIFFPKIVGKKSKGVNQEGINFYNDLIDELLANGITPLATLFHWDTPQALEDEYNGFLNEEAVNDFKDFAALCFEEFGDRVKLWVTLNEPWVYSIGGYDTGRKAPGRASKYMNEAAVAGESGLEVYTVSHNLLLAHAEAVEVFRNNPKCKDGKIGIAHCPVWFEPYDSNCPDDKEACERAMEFMFGWHMDPTVYGDYPEVMKKSIGKRLPSFTAAQSKKLRGSFDFVGVNYYSAFYVKSIAEVDHNTPNWRSDARIEWRKQNKAGQTLGVRGGSEWDFLYPQGLRKFLNYAKNKYESPKFMITENGHCDIDYEKKPKLSNLMDLQRTEYHKKHLQSIQQAIQEDGVEVEGYFAWSLLDNCEWNAGYGVRYGLFYVDYKNGLKRFPKMSAMWFKEFLKREEEMGDSDEEEYLLNLATKKKRFLLATGSASCFIPKMSESSKALELLF, from the exons aTGACGCT AAAAAGGAACACTTACTCGAAGAAAAACTCGTTCGGCCGTTCTGATTTTCCTGAGGGTTTCCTCTTTGGGACAGCCTCATCGGCTTACCAATATGAAGGAGCTATAAATGAAGCTCCTCGTGGAGAAAGTGTTTGGGATACATTTGTTCGCAAGTATCCAG AGAGAAATTGCTACTCTAACGCAGACCAAGCGGTCGAGTTCTATAACCATTACAAGGAAGACATTCAGAGAATGAAGGATATTAACATGGATGCTTTTAGATTCTCAATCTCGTGGCCTCGAATTTTGCCTCGTAAGTTCTTAACTCATATGTATAACACCATTTTCTTGATTAAACGCATATTAAGGGGAGAGTTTTCAAATAATCCGGTAGAGACTAATCcttgtttttttctcatttttttcccaaaaatagTTGGAAAGAAAAGCAAGGGCGTGAACCAAGAAGGAATCAATTTTTACAACGATCTCATCGATGAACTCTTAGCTAACG GAATTACACCTCTTGCTACTTTATTCCATTGGGATACTCCTCAAGCCCTTGAAGATGAATACAACGGATTTCTAAACGAAGAAGCTGT CAATGACTTCAAAGATTTTGCGGCCTTATGTTTCGAAGAATTTGGAGACCGTGTGAAATTGTGGGTTACACTAAACGAGCCATGGGTCTATAGCATTGGTGGCTATGACACAGGAAGAAAAGCTCCTGGACGTGCCTCCAAGTACATGAACGAAGCAGCTGTAGCTGGAGAATCTGGCCTCGAGGTGTATACCGTTAGTCACAATCTACTTCTTGCTCACGCAGAAGCCGTTGAAGTCTTTAGAAACAATCCAAAA TGTAAAGATGGCAAGATTGGTATCGCGCATTGTCCCGTATGGTTTGAGCCTTATGACTCAAACTGCCCTGATGACAAAGAAGCATGTGAAAGAGCCATGGAATTCATGTTTGGATG GCACATGGATCCAACGGTGTACGGAGATTACCCAGAAGTGATGAAGAAATCGATCGGGAAAAGATTACCCTCGTTTACCGCAGCCCAATCCAAGAAGCTAAGAGGTTCTTTTGACTTCGTTGGAGTGAATTATTACAGTGCTTTCTACGTTAAAAGTATTGCTGAAGTGGACCATAACACTCCCAATTGGAGATCAGACGCACGCATCGAATGGAGAA AACAAAACAAAGCAGGACAGACGTTGGGAGTAAGAGGTGGTTCAGAATGGGACTTTCTGTACCCACAAGGGCTTAGAAAGTTTCTAAACTATGCTAAGAATAAATATGAAAGCCCTAAATTCATGATCACTGAAAAcg GACATTGTGATATAGATTACGAGAAAAAGCCAAAGCTTTCTAACTTGATGGATCTCCAAAGGACAGAGTACCACAAGAAACATCTCCAAAGCATCCAACAAGCCATCCA GGAGGATGGTGTTGAAGTGGAAGGATACTTTGCGTGGTCATTATTAGACAACTGCGAATGGAACGCTGGTTATGGAGTCCGATATGGCCTTTTCTACGTCGATTACAAGAATGGGCTAAAACGTTTTCCAAAAATGTCTGCCATGTGGTTCAAAGAGTTCttgaagagagaagaagagatgggagaTTCTGATGAAGAAGAATACTTGCTTAATCTtgcaacaaagaagaagagattcttATTAGCAACTGGTTCGGCCTCGTGTTTTATTCCTAAGATGTCTGAATCTTCTAAGGCCCTCGAGCTACTTTTCTAg
- the LOC108829982 gene encoding uncharacterized protein LOC108829982 — MVREGDAVTSNGMNDDDYTTNIPSCSGSDKNRNGDGNGNLNQISQVWGTWEELLLTCAVKRHGSKDWDSVAKEVVSRSSLNASAPSCRLKYQDLKRRFQDSVDDDDDGRGNNGAVAEDIDGEIPWLEQLRSLRMAELRRDVQRCDESILSLQLKVKKLEEEEKDGDDKPDLEDDSKTVRSLPSMNESNSTASADHERLVGDKTVENSSNPHPDHKAAAAAVEEEEGTVSRRSGMSHSGELGESGTSTVNRKRKGNIYGGSGGNIKPDGNQSQPLMEIVKLIRSHPRGSVFETLLKSQETNDYKRVIRQHMDIKTIEKKMEKGSYVSSSLSFYRELKLLFTNAIVFFPTSSAESVAAHELRTLVSNEMKKTTGISSHRVIKSEGGSLISKQKSSAPPLVACKKKTLPSSSSFKQKDEKKVSEEKDVTTTTTRSSRRASKGVKVVAKDTKMGRAKNNNKKQTDSSDDDADEKEETPKIEKKRASEKKKSVAEFLKRIKNNSPQKGNETTSKDQKKSDGNVKNGKAKPRELRSNSTGKKKAEAENNGNKSSSKRKQSKKEAEEVTAAATRKRGRESGKDNQQPKKRSRG, encoded by the exons ATGGTAAGGGAAGGCGACGCAGTAACATCGAACGGCATGAACGACGACGACTACACTACCAATATTCCCAGTTGCAGTGGTTCTGATAAAAATCGTAACGGAGACGGTAACGGTAATCTCAACCAGATCAGTCAAGTATGGGGAACGTGGGAGGAGCTTCTGTTAACATGCGCCGTTAAACGCCACGGTTCCAAAGATTGGGACTCCGTCGCTAAGGAGGTTGTTTCCCGGAGCTCTCTCAACGCCTCCGCTCCGAGTTGCAGGCTCAAGTATCAAGATCTCAAGCGTCGGTTCCAAGATTCcgtcgacgacgacgacgacggacGAGGAAACAACGGAGCTGTGGCGGAGGATATAGACGGCGAAATCCCTTGGCTCGAGCAGTTACGGAGTCTACGCATGGCGGAGCTCCGGCGAGATGTTCAGCGATGCGATGAGTCGATACT GTCGCTTCAGTTAAAAGTTAAGAaactagaggaggaggagaaagacGGAGACGATAAGCCAGATCTGGAAGACGACTCCAAGACAGTTAGATCGCTGCCGTCGATGAACGAGTCCAACTCCACGGCCTCCGCCGATCACGAGCGATTAGTCGGTGATAAAACGGTCGAGAATTCGAGTAATCCACATCCCGATCATAAGGCGGCGGCGGCGGCtgtggaggaggaagaaggaaCGGTTAGTAGAAGATCGGGGATGAGTCACTCCGGCGAGTTGGGCGAGTCGGGAACGTCGACTGTTAATCGGAAGAGGAAAGGCAATATCTACGGTGGAAGCGGCGGTAATATTAAACCGGACGGGAATCAATCACAGCCGTTGATGGAGATCGTTAAACTGATCCGGTCTCATCCGCGCGGATCCGTGTTCGAAACCCTGCTTAAGAGCCAG GAGACTAACGATTACAAGAGAGTGATAAGGCAGCATATGGACATCAAAACAAtagagaagaagatggagaaagGATCATATGTTTCTTCGAGTCTTTCTTTTTACAGAGAACTCAAGCTTCTCTTCACAAACGCCATTGTTTTCTTTCCTACATCTTCCGCAGAGTCCGTGGCTGCACACGAGCTAAGAACCCTCGTCTCCAACGAGATGAAGAAAACTACTGGAATATCGAGTCATCGTGTCATCAAATCAGAGGGTGGATCTTTAATCTCTAAACAGAAATCTTCTGCTCCACCTCTTGTTGCGTGTAAGAAGAAAACGTTACCTTCTTCTTCAAGCTTTAAAcaaaaagatgagaagaaaGTTTCGGAGGAGAAGGATGTGACTACAACTACTACAAGAAGCTCGAGGAGAGCGAGCAAAGGTGTGAAAGTTGTTGCCAAGGATACCAAAATGGGAAGAGCCAAAAACAATAACAAGAAACAAACAGATTCATCAGATGATGATGCTGATGAGAAGGAAGAGACTCCTAagatagagaagaagagagcttcagagaagaagaagagtgttgCTGAGTTCTTGAAGAGAATCAAAAATAACTCACCACAGAAAGGAAATGAAACAACGAGTAAAGATCAGAAGAAGAGTGATGGAAACGTCAAGAACGGTAAAGCAAAACCTAGGGAGCTGAGGAGTAACAGCACGGGTAAAAAGAAGGCTGAGGCAGAGAACAATGGTAATAAGAGCTCATCGAAACGAAAACAATCGAAAAAAGAAGCAGAGGAAGTGACTGCTGCAGCTACAAGAAAACGAGGTAGAGAATCAGGCAAAGACAATCAACAGCCAAAGAAAAGAAGCAGGGGATAA
- the LOC108829978 gene encoding citrate synthase 5, mitochondrial-like → MVFLRGVLAISRLRSRVVKQSSLSNSVRWLQTQGASELDLKSQLQEIIPEQQDRLKKLKSQHGTVPVGNITVDMVLGGMRGMTGLLWETSLLDAEEGIRFRGMSIPECQKVLPAAQSGEEPLPEGLLWLLLTGKVPSKEQVNALSKELAHRATVPDYVYKAINALPLSAHPMTQFASGVMALQVESEFQKAYEEGVVHKSKYWEPTFEDALNLIARVPVVASYVYRRMFKDGSIIPLDDSLDYGANFSHMLGFDSPQMKELMRLYITIHSDHEGGNVSAHAGHLVGSALSDPYLSFAAALNGLAGPLHGLANQEVLLWIKSVVAECGENISKEHLKDYVWKTLNSGKVVPGYGHGVLRKTDPRYVCQREFALKHLPDDPLFQLVSKLYEVVPPILTELGKVKNPWPNVDAHSGVLLNYYGLTEAKYYTVLFGVSRSLGICSQLIWDRALGLPLERPKSVNMDWLDKFMSLSR, encoded by the exons ATGGTGTTTCTTCGTGGCGTATTGGCCATTTCAAGGCTTCGATCTCGAGTG GTGAAGCAATCTTCACTTAGCAACTCCGTTAGATGGCTTCAGACGCAAGGCGCTTCCGAATTG GACCTGAAGTCTCAGCTGCAAGAGATCATTCCAGAACAACAG GACCGTTTGAAGAAACTAAAATCACAACATGGAACTGTCCCAGTGGGGAACATCACTGTTGATATG GTACTCGGTGGAATGAGAGGGATGACTGGTTTACTCTGGGAAACCTCACTGCTTGATGCAGAAGAG GGGATACGTTTTAGAGGCATGTCGATTCCTGAATGCCAGAAAGTGTTGCCTGCAGCTCAGTCTGGAGAAGAGCCCTTGCCTGAGGGTCTTCTTTGGCTTCTTTTAACTGGAAAG GTGCCAAGCAAAGAGCAAGTTAATGCATTGTCTAAGGAGTTGGCTCATCGTGCCACAGTGCCAG ATTATGTTTACAAAGCTATCAATGCTTTGCCTTTGAGTGCTCATCCAATGACTCAATTTGCTAGCGGCGTTATGGCCCTCCAG GTTGAAAGTGAATTTCAGAAGGCATATGAGGAGGGTGTTGTTCATAAGTCAAA GTATTGGGAGCCAACCTTTGAGGATGCCCTCAACCTGATTGCTCGTGTTCCTGTTGTAGCTTCGTATGTTTACCGGAG GATGTTTAAGGATGGTAGCATCATTCCATTAGATGATTCTTTGGATTATGGTGCTAATTTTTCACACATGCTGGGATTTGATAGTCCTCAGATGAAAGAGCTCATGAGGCTTTATATCACCATTCACAG TGATCATGAAGGTGGAAATGTTAGTGCTCACGCTGGTCACTTG GTTGGGAGTGCCCTCTCAGATCCATATCTTTCATTTGCAGCTGCGTTAAATGGTTTAGCTGGACCACTCCATGGTTTGGCTAATCAG GAAGTTTTGCTATGGATCAAATCAGTTGTGGCGGAATGCGGGGAAAATATATCAAAGGAACACCTGAAAGATTATGTCTGGAAAACGTTAAACAGTGGCAAG GTAGTTCCAGGATATGGCCATGGTGTTTTGCGTAAGACGGATCCAAGATATGTGTGCCAAAGAGAATTCGCCTTGAAGCATCTACCTGATGACCCTCTTTTTCAGCTG GTTTCTAAGCTTTATGAAGTTGTGCCTCCTATTCTAACCGAGCTAGGAAAG GTCAAGAACCCTTGGCCTAACGTTGATGCTCACAGCGGAGTGCTTCTCAACTATTATGGTCTAACCGAAGCAAA ATACTACACGGTTCTTTTTGGCGTCTCAAGGAGTCTTGGAATCTGCTCACAG CTGATATGGGACCGAGCTCTTGGACTGCCACTTGAGAGACCGAAGAGTGTAAACATGGACTGGCTCGATAAGTTCATGAGCTTGAGCCGCTGA
- the LOC108829985 gene encoding VQ motif-containing protein 18-like, with amino-acid sequence MVRNSMKTEHNLDYYLPHQIFNGDYSKTLVPINKNSQIATKIKPKIRIIHIFAPEIINTDVKNFRTLVQSLTGKPNITKTSCKKETTRINIPAPPPPPRESGKEQTAEHVNMIIGSHVVKEEWGSGSNTNTYFDLDGFIDLDEDDNIFSSRWFDLQQQ; translated from the coding sequence ATGGTGAGAAACTCAATGAAGACTGAGCACAATCTTGATTATTATCTTCCACATCAAATCTTTAATGGAGATTATTCAAAAACTTTGGTTCCCATAAACAAGAACTCCCAAATAGCTACCAAGATCAAGCCTAAGATCCGTATTATTCATATCTTTGCGCCGGAGATTATTAACACCGATGTCAAGAACTTCCGTACACTCGTCCAAAGTTTGACCGGAAAACCGAATATCACCAAAACCAGTTGTAAGAAAGAGACAACGAGAATAAATATTCCTGCGCCACCGCCTCCACCTCGAGAATCAGGCAAAGAGCAAACGGCCGAGCATGTTAACATGATTATAGGGAGCCATGTGGTGAAGGAAGAATGGGGCTCAGGTTCAAACACAAACACTTACTTTGATTTAGATGGTTTTATTGATCTTGATGAAGACGACAACATATTCTCAAGTCGATGGTTTGATCTTCAACAGCAATAA